From Chloracidobacterium sp. N, the proteins below share one genomic window:
- a CDS encoding EI24 domain-containing protein — protein sequence MYALLRGAGCPWRAIRLLVRQPVLWRYVAIPVGLNLLVGVVLYTTLLLAGFHLIGVLVEGWPPWMAWLLRGLLVIALFVALGYLLVRFGVVLGAPFYSRLSELLEERLRGTAPASPPITLTGIARDLGRAMAFELKKLLLALAIGLPMLLLHLIPGAGSVLALLGGLALGATLACLDFFDPPLERRGLSFRAKLGFIRRHLPASAGFGLVCLGLVSLPLLNLLTVPVCIAAGTIFFCEATAELPAK from the coding sequence ATGTATGCCCTCTTGCGCGGCGCCGGCTGCCCATGGCGCGCCATTCGTCTGCTGGTTCGCCAACCGGTGCTCTGGCGCTACGTTGCCATTCCGGTTGGACTCAACCTTCTGGTGGGAGTCGTTTTGTACACAACGCTGTTGCTGGCCGGCTTTCACCTCATCGGTGTGCTTGTGGAAGGCTGGCCCCCGTGGATGGCCTGGCTGCTGCGCGGACTGCTGGTCATTGCGCTCTTTGTCGCGCTGGGCTACCTGCTCGTGCGCTTTGGTGTGGTGCTCGGAGCGCCGTTTTACAGCCGCCTGTCCGAATTGCTGGAAGAACGCCTGCGCGGAACAGCGCCGGCATCCCCACCCATCACCCTGACCGGCATTGCCCGTGATCTGGGGCGGGCGATGGCCTTTGAACTCAAAAAACTGCTGCTTGCGCTGGCCATCGGGCTGCCCATGCTCCTGCTCCACCTCATTCCGGGCGCCGGTTCGGTGCTGGCTCTTCTGGGCGGACTGGCGCTGGGCGCTACTCTGGCCTGCCTGGATTTTTTCGATCCGCCACTCGAACGGCGGGGGCTGTCCTTTCGGGCCAAGCTGGGCTTCATCCGTCGCCACCTTCCGGCGAGCGCCGGGTTTGGACTGGTCTGCCTGGGACTGGTCAGCCTTCCCCTGCTGAACCTTCTGACCGTGCCGGTCTGCATTGCGGCGGGAACGATCTTTTTCTGCGAGGCCACTGCCGAGCTGCCTGCCAAATGA
- a CDS encoding Hsp70 family protein, which translates to MRWNCLPPQATSLALPKAPVRVIGIDLGTTNSTLAEILWSPDTKEALLARCLEVEQPTSTGPYIHVLVPSVVAIHANHVLVGEGAKRLRANTSLRRNRDIFYECKNDIGTRRTYHMAPEGFRSAAEIGGKVLAFLKAAAQESNPIPPTRTVVTVPASFQIAQRRDTLRAAEMAGLKMAGGDLLDEPVAAFLDYLISHQADFLRATTGNSNLVVFDFGGGTCDVAVFRFNPKGPSGGMEISPLSVSRYHRLGGGDIDTAIVHQVLIPQLVKQARLADTDLSYEDRKLHIEPALLSVAESLKIGLCMEISRLQGFGKYQSAAKTDVVKTQPGVYPCPCPGRDLKLESPHLTAAQFETVLEPFLDTELLYAKETEYQLTCSIFAPLQDALERAGLRPSEVNLCLLVGGSSLIPQVKTAVAGYFRAARVLTYEDRESNQVAVARGAAYHALALALFNRSLIQPVAPDSIAIRTTSGPLTIVPQGAQLPFPDPDKFGEHLSLAVPKTAIVGAVTLRVEIVAGAEARPIFIGQWEIQGPVKAGEPLRLRFHYDENQVLHLELTLRDQPDARPFACTIENPLTNVVNPHPPIRQRIDETEEDLRTGKIPGHRVPEVLVSLADDYYELGQIDKSIFYLQRALQQKGRPDADILNQLGICYGEKGDWARQEKAYREAFAAEPHDPAPLFNLALSQFRRKQFSQAADTIQTALEHNGKGPYFVLAAQIYQKLNRHQDVSSALKEAFEHFDPVPTLDDWELNWYGKAALMAGDEDRIRQVGNEQMRRKRRQATRQSTTEDGDEGDLPEILPTLQKR; encoded by the coding sequence GTGCGCTGGAACTGCTTGCCCCCCCAGGCCACATCACTGGCTCTCCCCAAAGCGCCGGTGCGCGTCATTGGCATTGATCTGGGCACGACCAACTCCACCCTGGCTGAGATTCTCTGGTCACCCGACACCAAAGAGGCCCTGCTTGCCCGCTGCCTCGAAGTCGAGCAACCGACCAGCACCGGGCCCTACATTCACGTCCTGGTGCCGTCCGTGGTGGCCATCCACGCCAACCACGTCCTCGTGGGCGAAGGGGCCAAACGGCTCCGGGCCAACACCTCACTGCGCAGAAACAGGGACATTTTCTACGAGTGCAAAAACGACATCGGCACCCGGCGTACCTACCACATGGCCCCGGAAGGGTTCCGCTCGGCGGCTGAAATTGGCGGGAAGGTTTTGGCTTTTCTCAAAGCGGCGGCTCAGGAAAGCAACCCCATCCCGCCCACACGCACGGTAGTGACCGTTCCGGCTTCGTTTCAGATAGCCCAGCGAAGAGATACGCTCCGCGCGGCTGAAATGGCTGGGCTGAAGATGGCCGGGGGCGACCTGCTCGATGAGCCGGTGGCCGCGTTTCTCGATTACCTGATCTCCCATCAGGCTGACTTTCTTAGGGCAACTACTGGCAACAGCAACCTGGTGGTTTTTGACTTCGGCGGTGGCACCTGCGATGTGGCCGTATTCCGCTTCAATCCCAAAGGGCCCTCCGGCGGCATGGAGATTTCACCGCTGTCGGTGTCGCGCTATCACCGGCTGGGGGGCGGCGACATTGACACGGCCATTGTGCACCAGGTTCTGATTCCACAACTCGTGAAGCAGGCTCGTCTGGCCGACACCGACCTGTCCTACGAAGACCGCAAGCTGCACATCGAACCTGCCCTGCTGAGCGTGGCGGAATCGCTCAAAATCGGTCTGTGCATGGAGATCAGTCGTCTTCAGGGTTTTGGCAAGTACCAGAGCGCCGCCAAAACAGACGTGGTCAAAACCCAGCCCGGCGTCTATCCCTGCCCCTGTCCCGGCCGCGACCTGAAGCTGGAATCACCACACCTGACCGCCGCGCAGTTTGAAACCGTCCTGGAGCCGTTTCTGGATACTGAACTGCTGTACGCGAAGGAAACGGAATACCAGTTGACCTGCTCGATTTTTGCGCCTCTTCAGGATGCCCTGGAACGCGCCGGGCTCAGGCCTTCGGAAGTCAACCTCTGTCTGCTGGTTGGCGGCAGCAGCCTCATTCCGCAGGTCAAAACCGCTGTGGCGGGGTACTTCCGGGCCGCCAGGGTGCTTACCTACGAAGACCGCGAATCGAACCAGGTCGCTGTGGCGCGTGGCGCGGCCTACCATGCGCTGGCGCTGGCGCTGTTCAACCGCAGCCTGATCCAGCCGGTGGCGCCGGATAGCATTGCCATCCGCACCACTTCGGGTCCCTTGACCATCGTGCCGCAGGGCGCACAGCTTCCCTTCCCGGACCCGGACAAGTTCGGCGAGCACCTTTCGCTGGCCGTGCCCAAAACTGCCATCGTCGGCGCGGTGACATTGCGCGTCGAGATTGTGGCAGGAGCGGAAGCGCGGCCCATCTTCATCGGGCAGTGGGAGATTCAAGGGCCGGTGAAAGCCGGTGAACCGCTGCGGCTCCGGTTTCACTATGACGAAAACCAGGTCCTGCACCTTGAACTCACACTGCGCGATCAGCCGGATGCCCGGCCCTTTGCCTGTACGATTGAGAACCCGCTGACCAATGTCGTCAATCCCCATCCCCCCATCCGCCAGCGCATTGACGAGACCGAAGAAGACCTCCGCACCGGCAAGATACCCGGGCACCGGGTGCCAGAAGTGCTGGTCAGCCTGGCCGACGACTACTACGAACTGGGGCAGATAGACAAATCCATCTTCTACCTCCAGCGGGCGCTCCAGCAGAAAGGGCGTCCTGATGCCGACATCCTGAACCAGCTTGGTATCTGCTACGGAGAAAAGGGCGACTGGGCACGCCAGGAAAAGGCGTACCGTGAAGCCTTTGCGGCCGAACCACACGACCCGGCGCCGCTGTTCAACCTGGCGCTGTCACAGTTCCGGCGCAAACAGTTCAGCCAGGCCGCAGACACCATCCAAACCGCACTGGAACATAATGGCAAAGGGCCGTACTTCGTTCTGGCGGCGCAAATCTACCAGAAGCTCAACCGCCATCAGGACGTCAGTTCAGCCCTGAAGGAAGCCTTCGAGCACTTTGACCCCGTGCCAACTCTGGACGACTGGGAACTGAACTGGTATGGCAAAGCGGCTCTGATGGCCGGCGACGAAGACCGTATCAGACAGGTCGGGAATGAGCAGATGCGGCGCAAACGGCGTCAGGCCACGCGCCAGAGCACCACTGAGGACGGTGACGAAGGAGACCTGCCGGAAATCCTGCCGACGCTACAGAAGCGATGA
- a CDS encoding UvrD-helicase domain-containing protein — translation MSTWLLPRSELTSEQLRAVELSPLSHQVIFGAPGSGKTQILLHRAAFLRSHLGTKPNCFRIFVYTNVLKHYIRSALALLNLPEDAVTTYDDWCRVFYRKNAVKPCTLGQG, via the coding sequence ATGAGTACCTGGTTATTGCCACGCAGCGAATTGACCTCCGAACAACTCCGGGCGGTTGAACTCAGTCCACTGTCCCATCAGGTCATTTTTGGTGCGCCCGGCTCAGGCAAAACGCAAATCCTGCTCCACCGGGCGGCGTTCCTGCGCAGCCACCTTGGCACAAAGCCCAACTGCTTCCGCATTTTCGTTTACACCAACGTCCTCAAGCACTACATCCGCTCGGCGCTTGCCCTGCTGAACCTGCCCGAGGATGCGGTCACGACATACGATGACTGGTGCCGGGTGTTTTACCGAAAAAACGCCGTAAAGCCCTGCACTTTAGGGCAGGGATAG
- the rpmB gene encoding 50S ribosomal protein L28 codes for MSRRCQLTGKTANNAVTISFSHKRNKRLQEVNLQQKRIWWAEGKRFVTLKLSTKAIKTLQYKSLDTSAKEAGIDLRKL; via the coding sequence ATGAGCCGCCGCTGTCAATTAACGGGTAAAACAGCCAACAATGCTGTAACTATCTCTTTTTCCCATAAGCGCAACAAGCGGTTGCAAGAAGTCAACTTGCAACAAAAACGCATTTGGTGGGCAGAGGGCAAGCGTTTTGTTACTCTCAAGCTCTCGACCAAAGCAATCAAAACCCTACAGTACAAAAGCCTCGACACCTCTGCCAAGGAGGCGGGCATCGATCTCCGCAAACTTTAG
- a CDS encoding XRE family transcriptional regulator — protein MNGGSLERYVGNTLKELRQRQGLTIADVADHAGISRGMISKIENAQTATSLETLEKLAKALGVSLATLFRDYDVPEGGAQLVKRNCGMEVVRRGTKRGHTYHLLAYDQGPVKQFEPFLITMDDASEVFPIFEHVGTEFIYMLSGKMEYRHGQNSYTLCEGDALTFKGHIPHGPKALVELPIRFLAIIFYPQNTAE, from the coding sequence ATGAATGGCGGTTCTCTGGAGCGGTATGTCGGCAATACCCTTAAAGAACTCCGACAACGGCAGGGGCTAACTATTGCTGATGTGGCGGATCATGCAGGTATTTCGCGGGGCATGATCTCCAAAATTGAAAATGCCCAAACTGCCACTAGCCTAGAAACGCTGGAAAAGCTGGCGAAGGCGTTGGGGGTGTCTTTGGCGACTCTGTTCCGCGATTACGATGTGCCAGAGGGCGGGGCGCAGTTGGTGAAGCGTAATTGCGGTATGGAAGTGGTACGGCGGGGGACTAAGCGAGGTCATACCTACCATTTGTTAGCTTACGATCAAGGACCCGTCAAGCAGTTCGAGCCGTTTCTGATTACGATGGATGATGCTTCAGAAGTTTTTCCTATTTTTGAGCATGTGGGCACCGAATTTATTTATATGCTGTCAGGCAAAATGGAATATCGTCATGGGCAAAATAGCTACACTTTGTGTGAGGGAGATGCTCTAACTTTTAAGGGGCATATTCCCCATGGACCAAAAGCCCTAGTTGAATTGCCGATTCGCTTTTTGGCGATTATTTTTTATCCGCAAAACACAGCAGAATGA
- a CDS encoding GntR family transcriptional regulator, with the protein MSDRRIPLHLQISQVLRQRIETGVYAVGEQLPSEHQLMEQFQVSRITIRRAIHNLVHQGLASAQHGRGVFVKNQCKWVYSLSSPLIFFEEDMKRQGVQSAICHLEFQAVSPPPRVQEILGSDLACFQSKILLLDGIPAILDKSYILLELGRQFANELKTAMTFPTLERNGIHISKIEASLECTRADQQLSEHLAVPLGEPLLVYCYTAYDQYQRSLVYGSAPSRADLLTYAVTINR; encoded by the coding sequence ATGAGCGATCGCCGTATTCCTCTGCATTTGCAAATTTCTCAGGTATTGCGTCAGCGGATCGAAACAGGAGTCTATGCCGTAGGCGAACAACTGCCCAGCGAACATCAGTTGATGGAGCAGTTTCAAGTCAGCCGCATTACTATCAGGCGCGCCATTCATAATCTGGTGCATCAGGGGTTGGCTAGTGCACAGCATGGTAGAGGTGTGTTTGTCAAAAATCAGTGCAAGTGGGTTTATTCCCTGTCTAGCCCGCTGATATTTTTCGAGGAGGATATGAAGCGCCAAGGGGTGCAGTCTGCCATTTGCCACCTAGAGTTTCAAGCGGTTAGTCCACCCCCTCGGGTGCAAGAGATTTTGGGCAGTGATTTAGCTTGTTTTCAAAGCAAAATTCTCCTTTTGGATGGAATTCCTGCAATCCTAGATAAGAGTTACATTCTTTTGGAATTGGGACGGCAGTTTGCTAATGAATTAAAAACTGCCATGACTTTCCCCACCCTAGAGCGCAACGGTATCCATATTTCCAAGATAGAGGCGAGTCTGGAGTGTACCCGGGCGGATCAGCAATTGAGTGAGCATTTGGCTGTGCCGCTGGGAGAACCTCTCTTAGTCTATTGCTACACTGCCTACGATCAGTATCAGCGATCGCTGGTCTATGGCTCTGCCCCATCTCGGGCAGATTTGCTCACCTATGCGGTAACTATTAATCGCTAG
- the arsB gene encoding ACR3 family arsenite efflux transporter: protein MTKTEKIKAGSQLSFFERYLTIWVLLCIVAGIGLGRLFPNVAATLDSWSVYQVSIPIAICLFFMMYPIMVKIDFTQATRAVRAPKPVILTLVVNWLIKPFTMVVFAQFFLGWLFKPLIEGEEIIRGGVIPLANSYIAGAILLGIAPCTAMVLMWGYLSYGNQGHTLVMVAVNSLAMLFLYAPMGRWLLAVNNLPVPWETIVLSVLVYVGLPLVAGIYSRWWILRYKGKEWFERQFLKYLSPVAIAALLITLILLFAFNGELIVNRPLDILLIAVPLFLQTNFIFLLTYVAGLKLQLSYEDAAPAALIGASNHFEVAIATAVVLFGLNSGAALATVVGVLIEVPVMLMLVEICKLTAGWFPREPEKATLLDPRCISPYE, encoded by the coding sequence ATGACTAAGACGGAAAAAATTAAGGCTGGCAGTCAATTGAGCTTCTTTGAGCGTTACCTTACGATTTGGGTATTGCTTTGCATTGTTGCTGGTATTGGGTTGGGGCGGTTGTTTCCCAATGTTGCCGCTACCTTGGATTCGTGGAGTGTTTATCAGGTTTCCATCCCCATCGCCATTTGTCTGTTTTTCATGATGTACCCCATCATGGTCAAAATTGATTTCACCCAAGCCACTAGAGCGGTACGCGCTCCTAAACCCGTGATTCTAACTTTAGTGGTGAATTGGCTAATCAAACCTTTTACGATGGTGGTCTTTGCCCAATTTTTCTTGGGGTGGCTATTTAAGCCGTTGATTGAGGGAGAGGAAATAATTAGGGGAGGTGTGATACCTCTGGCAAATTCCTATATTGCGGGGGCAATTCTCTTGGGGATCGCTCCCTGTACAGCGATGGTGCTGATGTGGGGCTATCTTTCCTATGGCAATCAGGGTCATACATTGGTGATGGTAGCGGTCAATTCCCTAGCTATGCTGTTTCTCTATGCGCCAATGGGACGCTGGCTGTTAGCGGTGAATAATTTGCCAGTTCCTTGGGAGACCATTGTTCTCTCTGTACTGGTGTATGTGGGTTTACCGCTGGTGGCGGGGATTTATTCGCGCTGGTGGATTTTGCGCTACAAGGGCAAGGAGTGGTTTGAGCGACAGTTTCTGAAATACTTAAGCCCAGTGGCGATCGCCGCATTACTGATCACCCTAATTCTCTTGTTTGCTTTCAATGGAGAATTGATTGTTAATCGCCCCTTGGATATTTTGCTGATTGCCGTACCCCTATTTTTGCAAACTAACTTTATCTTTTTGCTGACCTATGTGGCAGGGTTAAAGTTACAGCTTTCCTATGAGGATGCGGCTCCCGCCGCTCTAATTGGGGCAAGTAATCACTTTGAAGTGGCGATCGCGACAGCGGTAGTGTTATTTGGCTTAAATTCTGGGGCGGCACTGGCAACGGTAGTGGGGGTGCTAATCGAGGTGCCCGTAATGTTGATGTTGGTGGAGATTTGCAAGCTGACGGCAGGCTGGTTTCCCCGTGAGCCAGAAAAGGCTACCTTGCTTGATCCCCGCTGTATCAGCCCGTATGAATAA
- a CDS encoding acyclic terpene utilization AtuA family protein, whose product MKTIRIACGQGFWGDWLEAPVRLIEGGPVDYLVLDYLAEVTMSIMQKQKSRNPKAGFATDFVALMDRILPQVLAKNVRVIANAGGVNPQACAEAVRMVAARHGLADQLRIGIVAGDDILGRLDELMAAGHTFENLDTGEPLATVRAHLQSANVYFGAQPIAEALRRGAQVIITGRCTDTGLALAPCIHEFGWAADDWHRLAAGTVAGHIIECGAQCTGGNCLVDWETTPDYANIGFPIIEMHEDGTFVVTKHPNTGGRVTVATVKEQLVYEMGDPTTYITPDCIADFTTIQLAQEDTDRVRVWGIQGRPATEFYKVSASYFAGYKAVGSLIYAWPDAYAKARRADAMLRQRLHDLGLHFDEIWTEYVGAGACHGLQLAGEPSRDLPEVVLRVAVRSSDQASVERFTKELAPLALNGPPTVTGFGSGRPKVEEVVAYFPTLIPKAVVTPDVQLLANG is encoded by the coding sequence ATGAAAACCATTCGTATCGCTTGCGGGCAGGGCTTCTGGGGTGACTGGCTGGAAGCGCCGGTGCGGCTCATCGAAGGCGGCCCCGTGGACTACCTCGTGCTCGACTATCTGGCCGAAGTCACCATGTCCATCATGCAGAAGCAGAAGTCCCGGAATCCGAAGGCCGGATTCGCCACTGACTTCGTGGCCCTGATGGACCGCATCCTGCCGCAGGTTCTGGCAAAAAACGTGCGCGTCATTGCCAACGCCGGGGGCGTCAACCCCCAAGCCTGTGCCGAAGCTGTGCGGATGGTCGCGGCCAGGCATGGACTGGCCGACCAACTGCGGATTGGCATCGTCGCCGGAGACGACATTTTGGGACGCCTCGACGAACTCATGGCGGCCGGTCACACCTTTGAAAATCTCGATACCGGCGAGCCGCTGGCCACCGTCCGCGCACATCTCCAGAGCGCCAACGTCTATTTCGGTGCCCAGCCCATTGCCGAGGCCCTCCGCCGGGGGGCCCAGGTCATCATCACCGGACGCTGCACTGACACTGGACTGGCGCTTGCCCCCTGCATTCACGAGTTTGGATGGGCAGCCGATGACTGGCATCGGCTCGCCGCCGGCACGGTTGCCGGACACATCATCGAGTGTGGAGCGCAGTGCACTGGCGGCAACTGCCTTGTGGACTGGGAGACGACCCCGGACTACGCCAACATCGGCTTTCCCATCATCGAGATGCACGAAGACGGGACGTTTGTCGTCACCAAACACCCCAACACCGGCGGGCGCGTCACCGTGGCCACGGTCAAGGAACAGCTTGTCTATGAAATGGGCGATCCGACGACCTACATCACGCCGGATTGCATTGCCGACTTCACGACGATCCAGCTTGCCCAGGAAGACACCGATCGCGTCCGGGTCTGGGGCATTCAGGGCCGGCCGGCTACGGAGTTTTACAAGGTCTCGGCCAGTTACTTTGCCGGATACAAGGCCGTGGGCAGCCTCATCTACGCCTGGCCGGATGCCTACGCCAAAGCCCGCCGGGCCGATGCCATGCTGCGCCAACGGCTGCACGACCTGGGACTGCACTTTGACGAAATCTGGACGGAGTATGTGGGCGCTGGCGCGTGCCACGGTCTGCAACTGGCCGGAGAGCCATCCCGCGACCTGCCGGAAGTCGTCCTGCGGGTGGCTGTCCGCTCCTCTGACCAGGCCAGCGTCGAGCGGTTCACCAAAGAGCTGGCCCCGCTGGCCCTCAACGGGCCGCCGACCGTCACGGGCTTTGGCTCCGGGCGGCCAAAAGTCGAGGAAGTCGTCGCCTACTTCCCGACGCTGATTCCCAAAGCCGTCGTCACACCGGATGTTCAGCTTCTGGCCAACGGGTGA
- a CDS encoding pseudouridine-5'-phosphate glycosidase, translating to MNAEGIELSAEVATALAQGQPVVALESTVIAHGLPYPVNVETALAMEAEVRAGGAVPATVGVVGGRVVVGMDKCLIMQFGESACCDTPSAEGDVSPNKQTVAKLGARDLAAAVALGWDGATTVGATARVAALAGIEVMATGGIGGVHRGAAQSWDISGDLTALARYPVLVVCAGAKAILDIPATLEWLETHGVPVVGWQCAEFPAFYTVRSGRRLGFTFECLDDLARMWQVERTWGGGGVVVVQPPPEEVPGVEVAIEAALSRAEALGIRGASVTPYLLAQVSSLTDGRSLDANVKLLKQNAQTAAKIACAIASKKWKD from the coding sequence ATGAACGCGGAAGGGATTGAGCTTTCGGCGGAAGTGGCGACGGCGCTGGCACAGGGGCAGCCGGTGGTGGCGTTGGAGAGCACCGTCATTGCCCACGGGCTGCCCTATCCGGTAAATGTGGAGACGGCTTTGGCGATGGAGGCCGAAGTGCGCGCTGGTGGAGCTGTCCCGGCGACAGTGGGCGTAGTCGGGGGGCGGGTGGTGGTGGGGATGGACAAGTGTCTGATAATGCAATTTGGTGAATCTGCGTGTTGTGATACGCCCTCTGCTGAGGGAGATGTATCGCCCAATAAACAAACGGTGGCCAAGCTGGGGGCGCGTGATCTGGCGGCGGCCGTGGCTTTGGGCTGGGACGGGGCTACGACCGTCGGGGCAACCGCACGGGTGGCTGCCCTGGCCGGCATCGAGGTCATGGCCACCGGCGGGATTGGCGGGGTTCATCGCGGTGCTGCCCAGAGCTGGGACATCAGCGGCGACCTGACCGCCCTCGCCCGGTATCCGGTGCTGGTGGTCTGCGCCGGAGCCAAAGCCATTTTGGACATACCGGCCACCCTGGAGTGGCTGGAAACCCATGGTGTGCCGGTTGTGGGGTGGCAGTGTGCGGAATTTCCGGCCTTCTACACGGTGCGCAGCGGGCGGCGGCTGGGCTTTACTTTTGAATGTCTGGATGACCTGGCGCGCATGTGGCAGGTGGAGCGCACTTGGGGGGGAGGGGGCGTTGTTGTGGTGCAGCCGCCGCCGGAGGAAGTCCCCGGTGTCGAGGTCGCCATCGAGGCGGCCCTGTCACGCGCTGAAGCCCTGGGCATCCGGGGGGCGTCCGTCACACCCTACCTGCTGGCGCAGGTGAGTTCATTGACGGATGGCAGAAGCCTGGATGCCAATGTCAAACTGTTGAAGCAAAATGCCCAAACTGCTGCCAAAATAGCCTGTGCAATCGCTTCCAAAAAATGGAAAGACTGA
- a CDS encoding amidohydrolase family protein yields the protein MIWSQRRLWWLVIWWFVASHWAVAQKTAETAPEKAPEKTPVPTSFETYDVLITNARVVDGTGNPWFRAEVAIKDGYIVRVGRKPTGRATTVVDAKGHILAPGFIDVHAHVEDIFRYPEAENFIRMGVTTLVTGNCGSSVTDVGAFLGGYKETPLTVNLATLIAHGSVRAAVMNYANREPTSEELDEMKRLVAKAMDDGAVGLSTGLIYVPGSFAKTDEIVALAEVVAAAGGLYVTHMRNEGNGVLEAIAEAITIGEQAGLPVDISHLKVATPRLWGQADRALELIRAARARGLEVTVDQYAYTASSTSLESLLPDWVLAGGREEALRRLADATLRAQVKEELKANLKAKTREDFSYAVVAFYGANVDYNGKNLVEVTRLARGTDDLDAQTEQILVMYEQGGAGMIYHTMREDDVATIMREPFTMVASDAGVRKLGLGVPHPRGYGNNARVLGRFVRELGVLRLEDAVRKMTSLPAQTFRLGRRGLIQEGFIADLVLFDDRTIQDNATYDDPHHFPTGIQAVFVRGVAVLQDGKLTGARPGQAIRRAAAGEAR from the coding sequence ATGATCTGGTCGCAACGACGCCTGTGGTGGCTGGTTATCTGGTGGTTTGTAGCCAGCCACTGGGCTGTGGCGCAAAAAACCGCGGAAACGGCCCCTGAAAAAGCCCCTGAAAAAACGCCAGTGCCCACGTCGTTTGAAACCTACGATGTGCTTATCACGAACGCCCGCGTTGTGGACGGCACGGGCAATCCCTGGTTTCGGGCCGAGGTGGCCATCAAAGATGGTTACATCGTGCGCGTGGGGCGCAAGCCGACCGGCCGGGCCACGACAGTAGTGGATGCCAAGGGACACATCCTTGCGCCGGGCTTTATTGATGTCCATGCCCACGTGGAAGACATCTTCCGCTACCCGGAAGCCGAAAACTTCATCCGCATGGGCGTGACGACGCTTGTGACCGGAAACTGTGGGAGTTCGGTGACGGATGTCGGAGCATTTCTGGGGGGCTACAAAGAAACACCGTTGACGGTCAACCTGGCAACGCTCATTGCGCACGGTTCAGTCCGGGCGGCCGTGATGAACTATGCCAACCGCGAGCCGACCTCCGAAGAACTGGATGAAATGAAACGTCTCGTGGCCAAGGCCATGGACGATGGCGCAGTGGGGCTTTCCACGGGACTGATCTACGTTCCGGGGAGTTTCGCCAAAACGGATGAAATCGTCGCGCTGGCGGAAGTGGTCGCGGCGGCTGGCGGGTTGTACGTAACCCACATGCGCAATGAAGGCAATGGTGTGCTGGAAGCCATTGCGGAAGCCATCACCATTGGTGAGCAGGCCGGTCTGCCGGTGGACATCTCCCACCTCAAGGTGGCCACGCCCCGGCTGTGGGGGCAGGCTGACCGCGCACTGGAACTGATCCGGGCAGCACGCGCCCGGGGGCTGGAAGTGACAGTGGATCAGTACGCTTACACAGCGTCTTCGACTTCACTGGAGAGCCTGCTGCCGGACTGGGTGCTGGCCGGTGGGCGCGAAGAGGCGCTCCGTCGCCTTGCGGATGCCACGCTCCGGGCGCAGGTCAAAGAGGAACTCAAAGCCAACCTGAAGGCCAAGACCCGCGAGGATTTCAGCTATGCCGTGGTGGCGTTTTACGGCGCAAATGTGGACTACAACGGCAAAAATCTCGTGGAAGTGACGCGCCTGGCCCGGGGCACGGATGACCTGGATGCCCAGACCGAGCAAATCCTGGTGATGTATGAGCAGGGCGGGGCCGGGATGATCTACCACACCATGCGGGAAGATGATGTGGCCACCATCATGCGCGAGCCGTTCACGATGGTGGCGTCTGATGCCGGCGTGCGCAAACTGGGCCTTGGCGTACCGCATCCGCGTGGCTATGGCAACAATGCGCGGGTGCTGGGGCGGTTTGTGCGGGAGTTGGGGGTACTCCGTCTGGAAGACGCCGTACGCAAGATGACGAGCCTGCCGGCGCAGACGTTCCGGCTGGGGCGGCGGGGTCTGATTCAGGAAGGTTTCATTGCCGATCTGGTGCTGTTTGATGACCGGACGATTCAGGATAACGCCACTTATGACGATCCCCATCACTTTCCAACCGGGATTCAGGCGGTGTTTGTTCGTGGAGTGGCCGTTCTGCAGGATGGCAAGCTGACCGGTGCGCGTCCGGGACAGGCCATCCGGCGGGCGGCCGCCGGGGAAGCCAGATAG